The following are encoded together in the Nocardioides okcheonensis genome:
- a CDS encoding DNA-3-methyladenine glycosylase I: MDARGAVIGDDGVARCPWATSDPVNAAYHDTEWGLRVAGEAAHLERLTLEAFQSGLSWRTILDKRPAFRAAFAGFDADRVADFGPDDVARLMADAGIVRNLRKVEAAITNARATVALREQGGLEAFIWSFRPDPGPAPRTTADVPTTSPESVALAKALKKAGFAHVGPTTMYALMEAIGLVDDHLADCHRRGCAG, translated from the coding sequence CCTCCGACCCGGTCAACGCGGCCTACCACGACACCGAGTGGGGGCTGCGGGTCGCGGGCGAGGCGGCCCACCTCGAGCGGCTCACCCTCGAGGCGTTCCAGTCCGGGCTCTCCTGGCGCACGATCCTCGACAAGCGCCCCGCCTTCCGGGCGGCGTTCGCCGGCTTCGACGCCGACCGGGTCGCGGACTTCGGACCCGACGACGTCGCCCGGCTGATGGCCGACGCCGGCATCGTCCGCAACCTGCGCAAGGTCGAGGCCGCGATCACCAACGCCCGCGCCACCGTCGCGCTGCGGGAGCAGGGCGGGCTCGAGGCGTTCATCTGGTCCTTCCGTCCCGACCCGGGCCCCGCGCCGCGGACGACCGCGGACGTGCCGACGACCTCCCCGGAGTCGGTGGCGCTCGCGAAGGCGCTGAAGAAGGCCGGGTTCGCCCATGTCGGCCCCACCACGATGTACGCCCTGATGGAGGCGATCGGGCTGGTCGACGACCACCTCGCCGACTGCCACCGGCGTGGTTGTGCGGGCTGA
- a CDS encoding amidase, translating into MTRVHAFTDDALADLDATGLVEALRAGRVSVPEVVEAAIARTEQVDARLGAVAHAAYDRAREEARHPRGGFFAGVPTFVKDNCDVAGMPTQHGTDAFTATPAAADGDFARMYLATGLVPLGKTQLSEFGFSGAADHVRLGPVRSPWSTDHYAGASSAGSAALVAAGAVPIAHANDGGGSIRIPAAVNGLVGLKPTRGRLAQDRMMRDMPVRIVSDGVLTRSVRDTAAFYREAEKVWRNPVLAPVGDVTRPSRARLRVAVVTQGIGRDCSPEVRDLTLRTAAILERLGHHVEEVDNPVPASFPDHFVRFWSLLALVIVRRGQKDFGPTWDPSRLDNLTLGLARHAARNLHKQPFSIAVLRASSRLAARHRASYDVTLTPTLATETPLVGHLRPDQDYDEVMGRLMDWVAFTPLQNATGEPAISLPLATTSSGLPQGMMLGAGAGREARLLGLAHELEEAVGWARIQAS; encoded by the coding sequence ATGACGCGCGTGCACGCCTTCACCGACGACGCCCTCGCCGACCTCGACGCGACCGGCCTGGTCGAGGCGCTCCGCGCCGGCCGGGTCTCGGTCCCGGAGGTCGTCGAGGCGGCCATCGCCCGCACCGAGCAGGTCGACGCCCGGCTCGGCGCGGTGGCCCACGCCGCCTACGACCGGGCGCGCGAGGAGGCCCGCCACCCGCGCGGCGGCTTCTTCGCCGGCGTCCCGACGTTCGTGAAGGACAACTGCGACGTCGCCGGCATGCCCACCCAGCACGGCACCGACGCCTTCACCGCGACCCCGGCGGCCGCCGACGGCGACTTCGCCCGGATGTACCTCGCCACGGGACTGGTCCCGCTCGGCAAGACCCAGCTCTCCGAGTTCGGGTTCTCCGGCGCCGCCGACCACGTCCGGCTCGGGCCCGTGCGCTCGCCCTGGAGCACCGACCACTACGCCGGCGCCTCCTCGGCGGGGTCCGCCGCGCTGGTCGCCGCGGGTGCGGTCCCGATCGCGCACGCCAACGACGGCGGGGGATCGATCCGGATCCCCGCCGCCGTCAACGGGCTGGTCGGGCTCAAGCCCACCCGCGGACGGCTCGCACAGGACCGGATGATGCGCGACATGCCGGTGCGGATCGTCTCGGACGGCGTGCTGACCCGCAGCGTCCGCGACACGGCCGCGTTCTACCGCGAGGCCGAGAAGGTGTGGCGCAACCCGGTCCTCGCCCCGGTCGGCGACGTCACCCGGCCGAGCCGCGCACGGCTGCGGGTCGCCGTGGTGACCCAGGGCATCGGCCGCGACTGCAGCCCGGAGGTGAGGGACCTCACGCTGCGCACGGCGGCGATCCTCGAGCGCCTCGGCCACCACGTGGAGGAGGTCGACAACCCGGTCCCAGCGAGCTTCCCCGACCACTTCGTGCGGTTCTGGTCGCTGCTCGCGCTCGTCATCGTCCGCCGCGGGCAGAAGGACTTCGGCCCGACCTGGGACCCGAGCCGGCTCGACAACCTGACCCTCGGCCTCGCGCGGCACGCGGCCCGCAACCTGCACAAGCAGCCGTTCTCGATCGCGGTGCTGCGCGCCTCGTCGCGGCTCGCTGCCCGCCACCGGGCGTCGTACGACGTGACGCTGACCCCGACGCTCGCCACCGAGACGCCCCTGGTCGGGCACCTGCGCCCCGACCAGGACTACGACGAGGTGATGGGCCGTCTGATGGACTGGGTGGCCTTCACGCCGCTGCAGAACGCGACCGGTGAGCCGGCCATCTCGCTGCCCCTCGCGACGACCTCCTCGGGCCTCCCGCAGGGCATGATGCTGGGCGCCGGAGCGGGCCGCGAGGCACGCTTGCTCGGGCTCGCCCACGAGCTCGAGGAGGCCGTCGGATGGGCCCGGATCCAGGCCTCCTGA
- the rpmG gene encoding 50S ribosomal protein L33, which yields MASKSSDVRPKITLACTECKERNYITKKNRRNDPDRIELKKFCPRCRNHTAHRETR from the coding sequence ATGGCCAGCAAGTCTTCTGACGTTCGCCCCAAGATCACGCTCGCGTGCACCGAGTGCAAGGAGCGCAACTACATCACCAAGAAGAACCGGCGCAACGACCCCGACCGGATCGAGCTCAAGAAGTTCTGCCCGCGTTGCCGCAACCACACCGCGCACCGCGAGACCCGCTGA
- a CDS encoding FAS1-like dehydratase domain-containing protein, with protein MPVDPSLVGRAFPAPTPLTVTAERVADFAAAVGHPGGPGVVPPTFPIVLAFDAMMAFFDAEQVDLHRIVHGEQRFAYARPLAVGDELSATLTVTGLRQIGGADIIATASEITDATGAVVCTGKATLVHGGAA; from the coding sequence ATGCCCGTCGACCCCTCCTTGGTCGGGCGCGCGTTCCCCGCGCCCACGCCGCTGACCGTCACCGCCGAGCGCGTCGCCGACTTCGCCGCCGCCGTCGGCCACCCCGGCGGACCCGGCGTCGTGCCGCCGACCTTCCCGATCGTGCTCGCCTTCGACGCGATGATGGCCTTCTTCGACGCCGAGCAGGTCGACCTGCACCGCATCGTGCACGGCGAGCAGCGCTTCGCCTACGCCCGGCCGCTCGCGGTCGGCGACGAGCTCAGCGCGACCCTCACCGTCACCGGGCTGCGCCAGATCGGCGGCGCCGACATCATCGCCACCGCCTCGGAGATCACCGACGCCACCGGGGCCGTCGTGTGCACCGGCAAGGCGACCCTCGTCCACGGAGGTGCCGCATGA
- a CDS encoding MaoC/PaaZ C-terminal domain-containing protein, producing MSLLAAGDALPVRTFTVTRADLVAYAAASGDHNPIHQDEDVARSVGLPGVIAHGMYTLALVGRAVAEWTDGAEVVDLGAKFTSPVVVPAEGGAEVRVAGTVKSVADGLATLALEVTCDGQKVLGMPKAVVRA from the coding sequence ATGAGCCTGCTCGCCGCCGGCGACGCACTGCCGGTCAGGACCTTCACGGTCACCCGCGCCGACCTGGTTGCCTACGCCGCGGCCAGCGGCGACCACAACCCGATCCACCAGGACGAGGACGTCGCCCGCAGCGTCGGCCTCCCCGGCGTGATCGCGCACGGGATGTACACCCTCGCGCTCGTCGGCCGCGCGGTCGCCGAGTGGACCGACGGCGCCGAGGTCGTCGACCTCGGCGCGAAGTTCACCAGCCCCGTCGTGGTGCCCGCCGAGGGCGGCGCCGAGGTGCGCGTCGCCGGCACGGTGAAGTCCGTGGCCGACGGCCTCGCCACGCTGGCCCTGGAGGTCACCTGCGACGGGCAGAAGGTCCTCGGCATGCCGAAGGCCGTCGTCCGTGCCTGA
- a CDS encoding UDP-N-acetylmuramate dehydrogenase: MPDPVPALRDHTTLRLGGPGRAWVRATTDDELVGAVADADAAGTPVLVLAGGSNLVVADAGFDGLVVQVATSGVRTDAGDVDDASPRCGGIEVTAAAGEDWDRFVATAVDHGWAGVEALSGIPGAVGSTPIQNVGAYGQDVSQTISRVRTWDRVDRTQRTYTAADCGFGYRHSRFKAEPGRHLVLDVTFQLRVGDLSGPVAYAELARRLGVEQGARAPLADVRDAVLALRRGKGMVLDAGDHDTWSAGSFFTNPVLDAAQAARLPDDAPRWEQPDGSVKSSAAWLIEHAGFGKGHTSAAAGERVSLSTKHTLALTNRGGATTEELLVLAREVRDGVGERFGVTLVNEPVTVGCSL, translated from the coding sequence GTGCCTGACCCGGTGCCGGCCCTGCGCGACCACACCACGCTGCGCCTCGGCGGGCCCGGCCGGGCGTGGGTCCGGGCGACCACCGACGACGAGCTGGTGGGCGCCGTGGCGGACGCCGACGCGGCCGGCACGCCCGTCCTGGTCCTCGCCGGCGGCTCGAACCTCGTCGTGGCCGACGCCGGGTTCGACGGCCTGGTCGTGCAGGTGGCCACCTCCGGCGTGCGCACCGACGCCGGCGACGTCGACGACGCGTCCCCCCGCTGCGGCGGCATCGAGGTCACGGCCGCGGCCGGCGAGGACTGGGACCGCTTCGTGGCGACCGCCGTCGACCACGGCTGGGCCGGGGTCGAGGCGCTGTCCGGGATCCCCGGGGCGGTCGGCTCCACCCCGATCCAGAACGTCGGCGCCTACGGCCAGGACGTGTCCCAGACGATCTCCCGCGTCCGCACCTGGGACCGCGTCGACCGCACCCAGCGCACCTACACCGCCGCCGACTGCGGCTTCGGCTACCGGCACAGCCGGTTCAAGGCAGAGCCGGGACGCCACCTCGTCCTCGACGTCACCTTCCAGCTCCGGGTCGGCGACCTGTCCGGGCCGGTGGCCTACGCCGAGCTCGCGCGCCGCCTCGGGGTGGAGCAGGGCGCGCGCGCCCCGCTCGCCGACGTGCGCGACGCCGTGCTGGCGCTGCGCCGCGGCAAGGGCATGGTCCTCGACGCGGGCGACCACGACACCTGGTCGGCCGGGTCGTTCTTCACCAACCCGGTGCTCGACGCCGCGCAGGCCGCCCGGCTGCCGGACGACGCGCCGCGCTGGGAGCAGCCGGACGGCTCGGTGAAGTCGAGCGCGGCGTGGCTCATCGAGCACGCCGGCTTCGGCAAGGGCCACACGAGCGCGGCGGCGGGGGAGCGGGTCAGCCTGTCGACCAAGCACACGCTCGCGCTGACCAACCGCGGCGGTGCGACCACCGAGGAGCTGCTCGTGCTGGCCCGCGAGGTCCGCGACGGCGTGGGCGAGCGGTTCGGCGTCACCCTCGTCAACGAGCCCGTGACGGTCGGCTGCTCCCTCTGA
- a CDS encoding adenosine deaminase, translated as MAGPDGGARRRRDVTALPKAHLHLHFTGSMRHATLLELAERDGIALPDSLVEDWPPRLSAADEKGWFRFQRLYDVARSVLRTPDDVRRLVVEAAEDDVRDGGRWLEIQVDPSGYAARFGGVTAFTDLVLDCVRDASARTGLGIAVVVAANRTRHPLDARTLARLAAQYAGRGVVGFGLSNDERRGTTADFEGAFRIAERAGLLLVPHGGELLGPDHVRTCLDRLGAQRLGHGVRSAEDPALLDRIVAQGVALEVCPVSNVALGVYSDLTSVPLPQLLAAGATVALGADDPLLFGSRLAGQYATMRAAHDLDDATLARMAEMSFEASRAPSDVVAAARRDIAAWLAAPAA; from the coding sequence ATGGCTGGTCCGGACGGGGGTGCGCGCCGCCGGCGCGACGTGACGGCGCTGCCCAAGGCGCACCTGCACCTGCACTTCACCGGCTCGATGCGCCACGCGACGCTGCTCGAGCTGGCCGAGCGCGACGGCATCGCGCTGCCCGACTCGCTGGTGGAGGACTGGCCGCCGCGGCTCAGCGCGGCCGACGAGAAGGGCTGGTTCCGCTTCCAGCGGCTCTACGACGTGGCGCGGTCGGTGCTGCGCACGCCCGACGACGTACGCCGCCTGGTCGTCGAGGCCGCCGAGGACGACGTGCGCGACGGCGGCCGCTGGCTGGAGATCCAGGTCGACCCCAGCGGCTACGCCGCACGCTTCGGCGGGGTCACCGCGTTCACCGACCTGGTCCTCGACTGCGTGCGCGACGCGTCCGCGCGCACCGGCCTCGGGATCGCCGTCGTCGTCGCCGCGAACCGCACCCGCCACCCCCTCGACGCGCGGACGCTGGCGCGCCTCGCCGCGCAGTACGCCGGGCGCGGCGTGGTCGGCTTCGGGCTGTCCAACGACGAGCGTCGCGGCACCACCGCCGACTTCGAGGGCGCGTTCCGGATCGCCGAGCGCGCGGGCCTGCTGCTGGTCCCCCACGGCGGCGAGCTGCTCGGCCCCGACCACGTCCGCACCTGCCTCGACCGGCTCGGCGCGCAGCGGCTCGGCCACGGCGTACGCAGCGCGGAGGACCCCGCGCTGCTCGACCGGATCGTGGCGCAGGGCGTCGCGCTCGAGGTGTGCCCGGTGTCCAACGTCGCGCTCGGCGTCTACTCCGACCTCACGTCGGTGCCGCTGCCGCAGCTGCTGGCGGCCGGTGCCACGGTGGCGCTGGGCGCCGACGACCCGCTGCTGTTCGGCTCGCGGCTGGCCGGGCAGTACGCCACGATGCGCGCCGCGCACGACCTCGACGACGCGACGCTGGCCCGCATGGCCGAGATGTCGTTCGAGGCCTCGCGGGCCCCGTCCGACGTCGTCGCCGCCGCCCGGCGCGACATCGCCGCCTGGCTGGCCGCTCCCGCCGCCTGA
- the secE gene encoding preprotein translocase subunit SecE, with protein sequence MADGNAVQDARRDSRGDDRGRTGPATFLRQVVAELRKVVWPTQQQLITYFIVVLVFVTVVMALVSVLDLAFGKLVFEIFTGSNTQ encoded by the coding sequence GTGGCCGACGGCAACGCGGTTCAGGACGCGCGGAGGGACTCGCGCGGCGACGACCGTGGCCGCACCGGGCCGGCCACGTTCCTGCGTCAGGTGGTCGCCGAGCTGCGCAAGGTCGTGTGGCCGACGCAGCAGCAGCTGATCACCTACTTCATCGTCGTGCTCGTCTTCGTCACCGTGGTGATGGCGCTGGTCTCGGTGCTCGACCTGGCTTTCGGAAAGCTGGTCTTCGAGATCTTCACCGGCAGCAACACCCAGTGA
- the nusG gene encoding transcription termination/antitermination protein NusG: MDQVEDQVGSVDEVSEDDLDLDEGAEATSDDELDAPADEIVESDEDEADEPVDEDDEPAEEPADEDPLEAFRRELWAKPGDWFVVHTYSGMEKRVKHNLENRIISLNMEDYIHEIVVPTEEVAEIKNGQRKMVTRTVLPGYVLVRMDLTDESWSAVRHTPSVTGFVGHSHQPVPLSMSEVEDMLAPAVVAVAEAEAAASGEKGSSTTPRKPVEVADFSVSDSVMVVDGPFATLHATITEINAESQRVKALVEIFGRETPVELSFSQIQRV; the protein is encoded by the coding sequence GTGGACCAGGTCGAGGACCAGGTCGGTTCCGTCGACGAGGTGAGCGAGGACGACCTCGACCTCGACGAGGGCGCCGAGGCCACCTCGGACGACGAGCTGGACGCGCCGGCCGACGAGATCGTCGAGTCCGACGAGGACGAGGCCGACGAGCCCGTGGACGAGGACGACGAGCCCGCCGAGGAGCCGGCCGACGAGGACCCGCTGGAGGCGTTCCGCCGCGAGCTGTGGGCCAAGCCGGGCGACTGGTTCGTCGTGCACACCTACTCCGGCATGGAGAAGCGGGTCAAGCACAACCTCGAGAACCGCATCATCTCCCTCAACATGGAGGACTACATCCACGAGATCGTGGTCCCCACCGAGGAGGTCGCGGAGATCAAGAACGGCCAGCGCAAGATGGTCACCCGCACCGTCCTGCCCGGCTACGTGCTGGTCCGCATGGACCTCACCGACGAGTCCTGGTCCGCCGTGCGCCACACGCCGTCGGTCACCGGCTTCGTCGGCCACAGCCACCAGCCCGTGCCGCTGAGCATGAGCGAGGTCGAGGACATGCTCGCGCCGGCCGTCGTGGCCGTCGCCGAGGCCGAGGCCGCCGCGTCCGGCGAGAAGGGCTCCTCCACCACCCCGCGCAAGCCGGTCGAGGTCGCCGACTTCTCGGTCTCCGACTCCGTCATGGTCGTCGACGGCCCGTTCGCCACGCTCCACGCGACGATCACCGAGATCAACGCCGAGTCGCAGCGCGTCAAGGCGCTCGTCGAGATCTTCGGCCGCGAGACCCCGGTCGAGCTGTCCTTCAGCCAGATCCAGCGGGTCTGA
- the rplK gene encoding 50S ribosomal protein L11 — protein sequence MPPKKKIAALVKVQLQAGSATPAPPVGTALGPHGVNIMDFCKAYNAQTESMRGNVIPVEITIYEDRTFDFITKTPPAAELIKKAAGLSKGSGVPHKDKVGKLTKDQVREIATTKLPDLNANDIDAAMKIVEGTARSMGVTTD from the coding sequence ATGCCTCCCAAGAAGAAGATCGCCGCACTCGTCAAGGTGCAGCTGCAGGCCGGTTCGGCCACCCCGGCCCCGCCGGTCGGTACGGCGCTCGGTCCGCACGGCGTCAACATCATGGACTTCTGCAAGGCCTACAACGCCCAGACCGAGTCCATGCGCGGCAACGTCATCCCCGTCGAGATCACCATCTACGAGGACCGTACGTTCGACTTCATCACCAAGACCCCGCCGGCCGCCGAGCTGATCAAGAAGGCCGCCGGCCTCTCCAAGGGCTCCGGCGTCCCGCACAAGGACAAGGTCGGCAAGCTGACCAAGGACCAGGTCCGCGAGATCGCGACGACCAAGCTGCCCGACCTCAACGCCAACGACATCGACGCGGCGATGAAGATCGTCGAGGGCACCGCCCGCTCGATGGGCGTCACGACCGACTGA